In a single window of the Hoyosella subflava DQS3-9A1 genome:
- a CDS encoding alpha/beta fold hydrolase, which yields MSTSSQLNASRQGTGKPLLLIHGLGATWETWRPIMNDLSRSRDVIAIDLPGFGDSAPLEGEPSIAALTDSVEEFIRSEGLEGIDTVGSSMGARIVLELARRGIGGDTVALDPGGFWSEGERRIFSASLKASIPLILRLQPLLPALLGNPAGRTALLIQFSAAPWRLTKEFTVRELRAFAQATALKRTLSALVSGPLQEGAPAGTPPGRVTIGWGKQDRVTFPRQAARAQEKFPDARLHWFRRCGHFPVWDQPEETAQLILSRTG from the coding sequence ATGTCCACCAGCAGCCAGCTCAATGCGTCGCGGCAAGGGACCGGGAAACCGCTCCTGCTGATACACGGTCTCGGAGCGACCTGGGAGACGTGGCGACCGATAATGAATGATCTTTCGCGATCTCGTGACGTCATCGCCATTGACCTTCCCGGGTTCGGGGACAGTGCGCCACTCGAAGGTGAACCCAGTATCGCAGCACTCACAGACTCGGTCGAAGAATTTATCAGGTCCGAGGGGCTCGAAGGAATTGATACCGTCGGGAGTTCAATGGGCGCCCGCATAGTTCTCGAACTGGCGAGACGCGGAATCGGCGGTGATACTGTAGCCCTCGATCCTGGCGGTTTCTGGAGCGAGGGTGAACGCCGCATCTTTAGCGCTTCACTCAAGGCATCAATTCCCCTAATTTTGAGGCTGCAACCGCTGCTGCCTGCGTTGCTAGGAAACCCTGCCGGTCGCACAGCGCTGCTCATCCAGTTCTCGGCAGCGCCGTGGAGACTTACCAAAGAGTTCACAGTTCGCGAACTACGAGCCTTCGCACAAGCGACCGCCCTGAAGAGGACGCTCAGCGCTTTGGTCAGCGGGCCTCTTCAGGAGGGGGCCCCGGCGGGGACGCCGCCAGGCCGGGTCACCATCGGCTGGGGAAAGCAGGACCGCGTCACGTTTCCCCGCCAGGCCGCACGCGCGCAGGAGAAGTTCCCAGATGCTCGACTGCACTGGTTCCGGCGCTGCGGCCATTTCCCTGTGTGGGATCAGCCGGAGGAAACCGCGCAGCTCATCCTCAGCCGGACCGGATAG
- a CDS encoding glutamate--cysteine ligase family protein — protein sequence MGAEVTSIRFTHEDRRQFRRKVHECTEALERMLRDGAFERLRAVPLLGMEVELNLVDDQMEPAKANDTVLEAIADTDYQTELGRFNIELNVAPAPLSGNSIAQVESKLRSSLEHADDVAARNHARLVLTGMLPTLRTEHFDAAWITDNPRYALLNDQIFAARGEDIEIDISGTGLDGRPERLRIDCTSVLPEAACTSVQLHLAVDPEMFASYWNAAQCIAGVQVALGANSPFLAQTSLWHESRIPVFEQAIDTRSWELKNQGVRPRVWFGERWITSIFDLFDENARYFPALLPEVDEEDPLSLLDSGRVPKLAELAMHNGTIYRWNRPVYAVVDGEPQMRVENRVLPGGPTVVDTIANAAFYYGTVHALANAERPLWSQMSFGAAAANLKAGAQHGMDARFYWPAFGEVGPDELVLRWLLPLADQGLADYGASQEVRDRYLGIIEERCLSGRNGAAWQRATVARLEAKGKTRGEALTEMLAEYAEHMRVGAPVHTWPW from the coding sequence ATGGGAGCTGAAGTCACTTCGATCAGGTTCACTCATGAAGACCGCCGCCAGTTTCGGCGCAAGGTCCACGAGTGCACCGAAGCTCTCGAACGGATGCTGCGTGACGGCGCGTTCGAGCGCTTGCGCGCGGTGCCGCTTCTCGGGATGGAAGTCGAGTTAAATCTCGTCGACGATCAAATGGAACCCGCGAAAGCGAATGACACTGTCCTCGAAGCAATCGCAGATACCGATTATCAGACGGAACTCGGCCGCTTCAACATCGAGCTCAACGTCGCGCCAGCACCGCTTTCCGGGAATTCGATCGCCCAGGTAGAAAGCAAACTGCGCAGCTCGCTCGAGCACGCTGACGATGTCGCTGCGCGGAACCATGCTCGGCTCGTTCTCACCGGCATGCTGCCCACGCTGCGAACGGAGCACTTCGACGCGGCGTGGATCACTGACAATCCGCGCTACGCCCTCCTCAACGATCAGATCTTCGCCGCGCGAGGTGAGGACATCGAGATCGATATCAGTGGAACAGGACTCGACGGGCGTCCCGAACGGCTGCGTATCGACTGCACGTCCGTGCTGCCGGAAGCGGCGTGTACATCCGTGCAGCTGCACCTCGCGGTCGATCCCGAAATGTTCGCCAGCTACTGGAACGCGGCACAGTGCATTGCGGGCGTACAGGTAGCGCTGGGAGCCAACTCACCTTTTCTGGCCCAAACGTCGCTGTGGCACGAAAGCCGTATACCGGTGTTCGAGCAAGCAATAGACACGAGATCCTGGGAGCTGAAAAATCAGGGCGTACGCCCGCGGGTCTGGTTCGGTGAACGCTGGATCACGTCGATCTTCGACCTGTTCGACGAGAATGCTCGCTACTTCCCTGCACTCCTGCCCGAGGTTGACGAGGAAGACCCACTGTCCCTCCTCGACAGTGGGCGTGTGCCCAAGTTAGCTGAACTCGCAATGCACAACGGGACAATTTACCGGTGGAACCGCCCCGTGTACGCGGTGGTTGATGGCGAGCCCCAGATGCGCGTGGAGAACAGAGTCCTCCCGGGCGGTCCCACGGTCGTTGACACGATCGCGAACGCGGCGTTCTACTACGGCACGGTGCACGCGCTTGCCAATGCGGAGCGCCCGCTGTGGAGCCAGATGTCGTTCGGTGCCGCCGCGGCCAATCTGAAAGCTGGTGCGCAGCACGGCATGGATGCCCGCTTCTATTGGCCCGCTTTCGGAGAGGTGGGCCCCGACGAGCTAGTTCTGCGCTGGCTGCTCCCGCTAGCCGATCAGGGCCTCGCTGACTACGGCGCGTCGCAAGAAGTGAGAGACCGGTACCTGGGCATCATCGAGGAAAGGTGCCTGTCGGGCCGTAACGGTGCGGCGTGGCAGCGCGCGACGGTCGCGCGCCTGGAAGCGAAGGGAAAGACGCGCGGGGAAGCCCTCACCGAAATGCTCGCGGAGTACGCGGAGCACATGAGGGTAGGTGCACCAGTCCACACGTGGCCATGGTGA
- a CDS encoding TetR/AcrR family transcriptional regulator, with protein MTVPTVRTRLSAEDRRRQLIGIGLRLLVSRPIHELAIDEVAAEAGISRGLLFHYFPTKREYYIAVVQAAGNRLLLHARAPDEGTTAERVRGIVDGFVQFIQRRRENYVALVRAGAGGDERVLEVFSSIRARIADRVIDAMGIAEPSPQLRLVVRGWLAMAEEIAVEATPDVMPVDGIVDMLVDNLNQTVQQVAG; from the coding sequence ATGACAGTCCCGACCGTGCGTACACGCTTGTCTGCGGAAGACCGGCGCAGACAGCTGATCGGTATCGGGCTGCGCCTCCTCGTGAGCCGTCCCATCCACGAGCTCGCGATCGACGAGGTAGCTGCGGAGGCCGGCATCTCGCGGGGCCTGCTTTTCCATTACTTCCCCACTAAGCGCGAGTACTACATCGCAGTGGTCCAGGCGGCCGGCAATCGGCTCCTGCTGCACGCTCGCGCACCCGACGAGGGGACCACGGCTGAGCGGGTCCGCGGTATCGTCGACGGTTTCGTACAGTTCATTCAGCGGCGCCGAGAAAACTATGTGGCACTGGTGCGTGCGGGCGCGGGCGGAGATGAACGGGTGCTCGAGGTGTTTTCTAGCATCCGAGCCCGCATCGCCGACCGTGTGATCGACGCGATGGGTATCGCCGAACCCAGCCCGCAACTTCGGCTCGTTGTTCGAGGCTGGCTCGCGATGGCGGAAGAGATTGCGGTCGAAGCGACCCCCGACGTGATGCCGGTGGACGGGATCGTCGACATGCTGGTCGATAACCTGAATCAGACAGTCCAGCAGGTCGCTGGCTGA
- a CDS encoding cupredoxin domain-containing protein, with product MVQATNMDFTPKTVVIQAGDTVEWVFDDGPVAHNVIGTGDNAPPDFASPMIALDTWSYTFDDAGEYEYVCSEHPQKTGLIVVE from the coding sequence GTGGTGCAAGCCACCAACATGGATTTCACTCCGAAGACCGTCGTTATTCAGGCGGGTGACACGGTGGAATGGGTGTTCGACGACGGCCCGGTGGCGCACAACGTTATCGGCACTGGCGACAACGCCCCGCCTGACTTCGCGAGCCCCATGATCGCGCTCGACACGTGGTCATACACCTTCGACGACGCTGGCGAGTACGAGTACGTGTGTTCAGAGCATCCCCAGAAAACCGGGCTGATCGTCGTTGAGTAG
- a CDS encoding peroxiredoxin produces MDKGDLAPDFKLEDQDGTVRSLVDLLDKGPVVLFFYPGANTPVCTGEACHFRDLAAEFTEVGATRVGISTDSVATQAGFASQKNLDYPLLSDKDGGVAAEFGVKRGLLGKLAPVKRRTFVIDTDRTILGVVSGELSANVHADKALEILKSHRS; encoded by the coding sequence GTGGACAAAGGCGACTTAGCACCAGATTTCAAGCTTGAAGACCAGGACGGCACCGTTCGTTCACTTGTTGACCTACTCGACAAGGGCCCGGTCGTTCTCTTCTTCTACCCCGGGGCGAACACTCCCGTTTGCACGGGTGAGGCGTGTCACTTCCGCGACCTCGCCGCTGAGTTCACCGAAGTTGGTGCCACTCGAGTCGGCATCAGCACGGACTCGGTTGCCACTCAGGCCGGGTTCGCATCGCAGAAGAATCTCGACTACCCCCTGCTCTCGGACAAGGATGGCGGGGTCGCCGCTGAGTTCGGAGTGAAGCGTGGTTTGCTCGGCAAGCTTGCACCGGTGAAACGCAGAACATTCGTTATCGATACGGACCGGACGATCCTCGGTGTGGTGAGCGGAGAATTGAGCGCCAACGTCCACGCCGACAAGGCACTCGAGATCCTGAAGTCTCACCGCTCCTGA
- a CDS encoding AMP-dependent synthetase/ligase: MRELTVPARAHIARRENLTDMIVRNAQDEPQSVSFRRKVGSDWHDVTAAQFLTEVDAMAKGLIASGVNPGDRVAILSRTRYEWTLLDFAIWSAGAITVPIYETSSPEQVHWILSDSRAVACIAETAAHAEMVSGLMGDVPSLEHLFQIEGELAAAAEGLFVLGSRSEGIADVVVQARRDSLNAESLATLIYTSGTTGRPKGCTLTHANFLSEVANVTMQLDDLFGRRDCATLLFLPLAHVFARVIQLGCVYQRVTLGHTADVRDLLDDLAGFRPTFILAVPRVFEKVYNTAVQKADAAGKGKIFNRAAAIAIQYSEALDTGVVPVGLRTRRALYNALVYRKLRKSLGGRATHAISGGSALGSRLGHFYRGIGLTVLEGYGLTETTAAITVNPPRYAKMGTVGLPVPGAVVRIADDGEVLVQGPMVFGGYWRNEDATGEAIDNDGWFHTGDIGTLDEQGYLAITGRKKEIIVTAGGKNVAPAVIEDRIRAHPLVSQVMVVGDNEPFIGALVTLDAEALTPWSEKHGKSGSVTELATDPDLVAAIQSAVDEGNRAVSKAESVRKFQILPIDWTVEDGQLTPSMKLKRAVVMKEHETDVDALYGRA; the protein is encoded by the coding sequence ATGCGTGAGCTGACGGTACCCGCGCGCGCACACATCGCCCGGCGCGAAAACTTGACCGACATGATTGTCCGCAACGCGCAGGACGAGCCGCAGTCCGTCTCGTTCCGACGGAAGGTCGGCAGTGACTGGCACGATGTGACCGCGGCCCAGTTCCTCACCGAGGTCGACGCGATGGCCAAGGGGCTGATCGCGAGCGGCGTGAACCCCGGCGATCGCGTTGCCATCCTCTCCCGCACGCGATACGAGTGGACGCTGCTCGACTTCGCGATCTGGAGCGCTGGCGCGATCACGGTCCCGATTTATGAGACGTCGTCCCCGGAGCAAGTGCACTGGATTCTGTCGGACTCCCGAGCCGTCGCGTGCATCGCGGAAACAGCCGCGCACGCCGAGATGGTTTCAGGGCTGATGGGGGACGTGCCGTCGCTCGAGCATTTATTCCAGATCGAAGGTGAGCTCGCCGCGGCCGCAGAAGGCCTGTTCGTGTTGGGCAGCCGTAGTGAAGGCATCGCGGACGTTGTTGTGCAGGCACGCAGGGATTCGCTCAACGCCGAATCGCTCGCCACGCTGATCTACACGTCCGGAACCACCGGACGGCCGAAGGGGTGCACGCTCACCCACGCGAACTTCCTCTCGGAAGTCGCCAATGTGACGATGCAGCTCGATGATCTCTTTGGGCGCCGTGACTGTGCGACGCTGCTGTTCCTGCCGCTGGCGCACGTTTTTGCGCGGGTGATCCAGCTAGGTTGTGTGTATCAGCGCGTCACGCTGGGGCACACCGCGGATGTGCGGGACCTCCTGGACGACCTCGCGGGGTTCCGGCCGACCTTCATTCTGGCGGTTCCGCGCGTCTTCGAGAAGGTGTACAACACCGCCGTTCAGAAGGCTGATGCCGCGGGCAAAGGCAAGATCTTCAACCGTGCCGCCGCCATCGCGATCCAATACAGCGAAGCACTCGATACAGGTGTTGTACCAGTTGGACTGCGAACCCGCCGTGCTCTGTACAACGCGCTCGTTTACCGGAAGCTGCGCAAATCCCTCGGCGGCCGGGCGACACATGCCATCTCCGGAGGCTCTGCCTTGGGCAGCCGTCTTGGTCACTTCTATCGCGGCATCGGCCTCACCGTCCTCGAAGGGTACGGGCTGACCGAGACAACCGCTGCGATCACGGTGAACCCGCCGCGTTACGCGAAGATGGGCACCGTGGGATTACCTGTCCCGGGGGCTGTCGTACGCATTGCGGACGACGGCGAGGTGCTTGTCCAGGGCCCCATGGTGTTCGGCGGCTACTGGCGCAACGAGGACGCGACCGGAGAGGCAATCGATAATGACGGCTGGTTCCACACCGGCGACATCGGCACGCTCGACGAACAGGGCTACCTTGCCATCACCGGACGGAAGAAAGAAATCATCGTCACTGCGGGCGGAAAGAACGTGGCGCCTGCCGTGATCGAGGACCGCATTCGTGCTCATCCGCTGGTCAGCCAGGTCATGGTCGTGGGCGATAACGAGCCGTTTATCGGAGCCCTCGTCACCCTCGACGCCGAAGCGCTCACCCCGTGGAGCGAGAAGCACGGCAAATCAGGGTCCGTCACCGAACTCGCCACGGACCCCGATCTAGTCGCTGCAATTCAGAGTGCTGTGGACGAGGGAAACAGGGCAGTCTCGAAGGCCGAGTCGGTGCGGAAGTTCCAGATCCTCCCCATCGACTGGACTGTGGAGGACGGGCAGCTCACGCCGTCGATGAAACTCAAGAGGGCCGTCGTGATGAAAGAACACGAGACCGACGTTGATGCGCTCTACGGCCGCGCCTGA
- a CDS encoding alpha/beta fold hydrolase: protein MTLLMPLPVTPARLPAAAANLSHKVLYHGLADLRPMPRVLISSGPQRAVYRYLPAPGTSESTGAPVLLVPPLAVPDSCFDLRRGCSLAEHLVESGRRTYVVDYGQIGFGERNLGIEHWIHDVLPQAIRAASKDAGGAPVHLVSWSLGGVFCLLTAADLPNLPVASITPIASPIDFAAVPLVKPMRPLVALTRGLVLTQLARTLGGAPKPLVKRAFQVSSLTKNVIKPFTMLSKLDDREFLAQLEAVDAFTDHMTAYPGRTFSQLYHLLFRKNSLVNGHLDVADRCIDFARIRVPVMVVAGSCDAIAPRKSVEKLASLLPGSRYVRTEVAPGGHLGVLTGRNARTTTWPALTDFLRQADEIRALRFDTNPSMAELRSAIESITTTSRKEPACVS, encoded by the coding sequence ATGACACTTCTGATGCCCCTCCCGGTAACTCCTGCACGGCTGCCTGCAGCCGCCGCGAACCTGAGCCACAAGGTGCTCTACCACGGGCTCGCCGACTTGCGGCCGATGCCGCGCGTGCTTATCAGCAGCGGCCCACAGCGTGCCGTATACCGGTATCTCCCTGCACCAGGAACCAGCGAGAGTACAGGCGCTCCAGTGCTTCTCGTCCCGCCGCTGGCGGTCCCAGATTCATGTTTCGATTTGCGGCGCGGTTGCAGCCTCGCGGAGCATCTCGTCGAATCCGGCCGACGTACCTACGTCGTCGACTATGGCCAGATCGGCTTCGGTGAACGAAATCTTGGCATCGAGCACTGGATCCACGACGTGCTCCCGCAGGCCATCCGCGCCGCGAGCAAAGACGCCGGGGGAGCGCCTGTGCACCTTGTCAGCTGGAGCCTCGGAGGTGTGTTCTGCCTGCTTACGGCTGCGGATCTGCCGAATCTCCCAGTCGCGTCCATCACGCCGATCGCCAGCCCGATCGACTTTGCCGCAGTGCCGCTCGTCAAGCCGATGCGGCCCCTCGTGGCGCTTACCCGTGGGCTGGTTCTCACCCAACTCGCTCGGACGCTTGGTGGGGCACCGAAGCCACTGGTAAAACGCGCCTTTCAAGTCAGCAGCCTGACGAAAAACGTCATCAAGCCCTTCACGATGCTGTCGAAGCTCGATGACCGCGAGTTCCTCGCGCAACTCGAAGCTGTTGATGCATTCACCGACCATATGACGGCGTATCCCGGCCGTACCTTCTCACAGCTCTACCATCTGCTGTTCCGCAAGAACAGCCTCGTCAACGGGCATCTGGATGTCGCTGACCGGTGCATCGACTTCGCCCGGATCCGTGTGCCGGTCATGGTGGTCGCAGGCAGCTGCGACGCGATCGCGCCGAGGAAGTCTGTCGAGAAGCTCGCGTCACTGCTGCCCGGTTCGCGGTATGTGCGGACCGAGGTCGCTCCGGGAGGCCACCTCGGAGTGCTCACTGGCCGCAACGCTCGGACCACCACATGGCCAGCACTCACGGACTTCCTGCGACAGGCCGACGAGATTCGCGCGCTGCGCTTCGATACAAACCCCTCGATGGCCGAGCTCCGATCAGCCATCGAATCGATCACCACTACTTCCCGTAAGGAGCCCGCATGCGTGAGCTGA
- a CDS encoding SDR family oxidoreductase, with amino-acid sequence MKTVENKKVLITGAAMGMGKLYAQLAAKENASAIVLWDINEVALKQTTDELRANGATVHPYVVDVSSQEAIEEAAAQVRDEVGDIEVLFNNAGVVRGNAYFWETDSTRDTAFTMKINALAPMIITREFLPGMVAAEGECRVINVASAAGLTANPRMASYCGSKWAAVGWSDSVRLELEQAGHRHVKVTTVCPYYISTGMFDGAKAAPLLPILEPEAVVTEVWKQMKKGAPFVILPKTVLLSEAFKGILPTSIRDFVAGRVLGVYKTMEHFTGRDPQKV; translated from the coding sequence ATGAAGACTGTCGAAAACAAAAAGGTCCTGATCACCGGCGCCGCAATGGGCATGGGAAAGCTGTATGCGCAGCTCGCGGCGAAGGAAAATGCGTCCGCGATAGTGCTGTGGGACATCAACGAGGTCGCGCTCAAGCAGACCACCGACGAACTGCGCGCGAACGGCGCGACGGTGCATCCCTACGTGGTCGATGTATCTAGCCAGGAAGCAATCGAGGAAGCCGCGGCACAGGTTCGTGACGAAGTGGGCGACATCGAGGTGCTCTTCAACAACGCCGGCGTGGTGCGCGGCAACGCCTATTTCTGGGAGACTGACAGCACCCGCGACACCGCATTCACCATGAAGATCAACGCTCTTGCGCCGATGATCATCACGCGGGAGTTTTTGCCTGGCATGGTCGCAGCTGAAGGTGAGTGCCGCGTCATTAACGTGGCGTCGGCAGCAGGCCTGACCGCGAACCCGCGCATGGCCTCCTACTGCGGATCCAAATGGGCGGCCGTCGGCTGGTCCGACTCTGTGCGCCTGGAACTTGAGCAAGCCGGCCATCGGCACGTCAAGGTCACCACTGTGTGCCCGTACTACATCAGCACTGGCATGTTCGACGGCGCGAAAGCTGCGCCGCTGCTCCCAATCCTCGAACCCGAAGCGGTTGTCACAGAGGTGTGGAAGCAGATGAAGAAGGGCGCACCCTTCGTGATCCTGCCGAAGACTGTGCTGCTCAGCGAGGCCTTCAAGGGGATCCTTCCCACGTCCATCCGCGACTTCGTCGCCGGCCGGGTACTCGGTGTCTACAAGACGATGGAGCATTTCACCGGCCGTGACCCGCAGAAGGTGTAA
- a CDS encoding SDR family NAD(P)-dependent oxidoreductase: MATLALPSQISPAALSALVEHAVLPQALAVTTAARRVLVGTDLPLEGRNVVITGGSSGIGAAAALKVAEAGGTVILVARSIDKLDAVKQEIETAGGRAYTYSCDVTDNESVDALVEQLVADHGEIHMLVNNAGRSIRRSIALSYDRFHDFERTMSLNYFAAVRLILRLLPHMSENNFGHIVNISSIGAQTNPPRFSAYVASKAALDAFSRVVASEVVGKGVGFTTVHMPLVRTPMIAPTSMYDAFPTLSPEEAADMVLRALVKRPKEIGTPMGTFGELAYTLAPGLVDKILHQAYKVFPDSLAAKGELDESPERQGLSRSGQMLARASILVQDQPLSRAAKTMMRLLPGIHW; the protein is encoded by the coding sequence ATGGCAACTCTCGCCCTCCCGTCGCAGATCTCCCCGGCCGCCCTCAGTGCCCTAGTCGAGCATGCGGTCCTGCCGCAAGCGCTAGCAGTCACAACCGCCGCACGCCGGGTACTTGTCGGCACGGACCTTCCACTCGAGGGGCGCAATGTCGTCATCACCGGCGGATCATCGGGTATCGGTGCTGCCGCCGCACTGAAAGTTGCCGAAGCAGGCGGCACCGTCATCCTCGTCGCCCGCAGCATTGACAAGCTCGACGCCGTCAAGCAGGAAATTGAAACTGCTGGAGGACGTGCCTACACGTATTCCTGCGACGTCACCGACAACGAGTCCGTCGATGCTCTTGTCGAACAGCTCGTGGCCGACCACGGCGAAATCCACATGCTCGTCAACAACGCAGGGCGCTCGATCCGTCGTTCGATCGCATTGTCCTACGACCGCTTCCACGACTTCGAGCGCACCATGTCGCTCAACTACTTCGCGGCGGTCCGGTTGATCCTCCGCCTGCTGCCGCACATGTCCGAGAACAATTTCGGCCACATCGTCAACATCTCGTCGATCGGTGCGCAAACCAACCCGCCTCGCTTCTCTGCGTACGTCGCGTCGAAGGCTGCACTTGACGCTTTCAGCCGAGTCGTCGCCAGCGAAGTGGTCGGCAAAGGGGTCGGCTTCACCACCGTCCACATGCCGCTCGTACGTACACCGATGATTGCCCCGACGTCGATGTACGACGCTTTCCCCACGCTTTCACCGGAAGAAGCAGCCGACATGGTGCTCCGGGCACTCGTGAAGCGTCCCAAAGAGATCGGTACTCCGATGGGCACATTTGGCGAACTCGCCTACACGCTCGCGCCGGGCCTCGTCGACAAGATCCTCCACCAGGCCTACAAGGTCTTCCCGGACTCACTGGCGGCTAAGGGCGAACTCGACGAAAGCCCAGAACGGCAGGGTCTTAGCCGCAGCGGCCAGATGCTTGCCAGGGCATCGATCCTCGTCCAGGATCAGCCGCTCTCCCGCGCTGCCAAGACCATGATGCGCCTGCTTCCCGGCATCCACTGGTGA
- a CDS encoding TetR/AcrR family transcriptional regulator, whose translation MPAAAANGKGDAARTRVLAAFTESVATKGYAATTIADVVALAHVSRRTFYEHFADKESALLASHEEFRADVIATVSKASEIGETTAERIESTITALLQVLSDSPAATKTHFVETLGAGPRAREARREMQRSFVALLISLAERAYQRNPAVRELSPEMATAVTGGLTELIVQAAEEERLADLLRLSDTMIALVSSAFLGVPSWELTRRK comes from the coding sequence ATGCCTGCAGCAGCTGCCAACGGCAAAGGTGATGCCGCGCGCACCCGGGTCCTCGCCGCCTTTACCGAATCGGTCGCGACCAAGGGCTACGCTGCCACCACAATCGCCGATGTCGTGGCGCTCGCTCATGTTTCCCGCCGTACTTTTTATGAACACTTCGCCGACAAAGAAAGCGCACTCCTCGCAAGTCACGAGGAATTCCGCGCGGACGTCATCGCCACTGTCAGCAAGGCATCAGAAATCGGCGAAACTACGGCTGAACGCATCGAATCAACAATCACAGCGCTTTTGCAGGTGCTCAGCGACTCCCCGGCTGCAACAAAAACACATTTTGTGGAGACCCTCGGTGCCGGGCCCCGAGCGCGCGAGGCACGCCGAGAAATGCAGCGCAGCTTCGTCGCACTCCTGATCAGCCTCGCCGAGCGCGCATACCAGCGAAATCCCGCGGTCCGGGAGCTTTCTCCTGAAATGGCTACCGCCGTCACCGGCGGGCTGACCGAACTCATCGTGCAAGCTGCGGAAGAGGAGCGGCTCGCAGACCTGCTCCGGCTGTCAGACACGATGATCGCGCTCGTTTCGTCAGCGTTTTTGGGCGTCCCCTCCTGGGAACTCACACGCCGGAAGTGA
- a CDS encoding NAD(P)/FAD-dependent oxidoreductase, with amino-acid sequence MTTQPPIAIVGAGLAGAKVAEALRDRDYPGRIVLIGAEEHLPYDRPPLSKGFVQGKKTTDDITLLPPQWYRDHHVELMLGTEVTSIDRSAKTLTLPDGSTLEYARLALATGSAPRRLSVPGADADGVHYLRTVEQSEELIRVLGAGGRLVIIGAGWIGLEIAAAARAKDVAVSVVEAAELPLLGALGPEMGTVFAELHREHGVDLRLDSGVEEITTSEGSASGVRLTAGDTIPADAVLIAVGAQPNIGLAKDAGLDVNEGVLVDGALQTSDPDIVAVGDIAEHDHPLLGRRIRVEHWATALNQPRVAAATLTEHPATYDNLPYFFTDQYDLGMEYVGFAPRGEYSRVSVRGDLSTHEFVAFWLDSADRVLAGMNVNVWDVTDAITSLIRSGRSIDVARLEDSEIPLDQV; translated from the coding sequence ATGACAACTCAACCTCCCATCGCCATAGTCGGCGCCGGACTAGCAGGCGCCAAAGTTGCAGAAGCGCTGCGCGACCGCGACTACCCCGGTCGCATCGTGCTGATCGGCGCTGAAGAGCACCTCCCCTATGACCGGCCACCCTTGTCGAAGGGGTTCGTCCAGGGGAAGAAAACGACCGACGACATCACGCTGCTGCCGCCACAGTGGTACCGCGACCACCATGTTGAGCTCATGCTGGGAACTGAGGTGACCAGCATAGATCGGTCGGCGAAAACCCTGACACTTCCCGACGGGTCAACGCTGGAGTATGCAAGGCTGGCACTCGCCACTGGCTCCGCACCACGTCGCCTTTCCGTCCCCGGCGCGGATGCGGACGGTGTGCACTACCTCCGCACGGTGGAACAGTCGGAGGAACTCATTCGCGTCCTCGGAGCGGGCGGGCGTCTCGTAATTATCGGAGCAGGGTGGATCGGGCTCGAAATCGCCGCCGCGGCACGAGCCAAGGACGTCGCCGTCAGCGTTGTCGAAGCCGCTGAACTTCCATTGCTTGGTGCACTCGGCCCAGAGATGGGGACCGTCTTCGCCGAGTTGCATCGCGAACACGGCGTGGATCTGCGCCTCGACAGTGGTGTGGAAGAGATAACAACATCGGAGGGATCGGCCAGCGGTGTTCGGCTGACCGCAGGCGACACAATCCCCGCCGATGCGGTACTGATCGCGGTCGGTGCCCAGCCGAACATTGGCCTTGCCAAAGACGCCGGCCTCGACGTCAACGAGGGCGTCCTGGTCGACGGCGCCCTCCAAACCTCCGACCCTGACATCGTCGCGGTCGGTGACATCGCGGAGCATGATCATCCGCTGCTGGGCAGGAGGATCCGTGTCGAACACTGGGCGACCGCGCTCAATCAGCCGCGGGTCGCGGCGGCGACGCTCACTGAGCACCCCGCCACCTACGACAACCTGCCCTATTTCTTCACCGACCAATACGACTTAGGCATGGAGTACGTGGGCTTCGCACCACGCGGTGAGTACTCGCGAGTCAGTGTCCGCGGGGATCTGAGCACCCACGAGTTCGTCGCGTTCTGGCTTGATAGCGCGGATCGGGTGCTCGCCGGCATGAACGTCAATGTCTGGGACGTCACCGACGCAATCACATCGCTGATCAGGTCGGGACGATCGATAGACGTTGCCCGTCTCGAGGATAGCGAGATCCCGTTGGACCAGGTGTAG